The Salvelinus fontinalis isolate EN_2023a chromosome 7, ASM2944872v1, whole genome shotgun sequence genomic sequence ttgaattattactgtgcatgtaaacataTTCAATGATGTCAACAAAACTCAGGCTCACCTTTTCTTTTAGTTTTCTTCTTCAttagtttcttcttcttcttcttgggccCCGGGTTATCTGTGTCCTGAAGGGAGGGACAGAGAATGTTTATATCAACACTATCATATATTAATATCATAACACAGCAGTGGAGAATATATCTGAAGTGTGCCCATTATTCCTGGGACcacctgtatgtaaaatattatgcaagcatgactaagtcgctttggataaaagcatctgcgaaatggcatatatatattttatgaTCAATCACTGCATGTCAGCAAGGAGTGTGACCTGTAGAAGACTGGTGTGTGTCACATAATGTGTCCAACTCACCTGTCCCTCTCCGCCCGTCAGGGCTGTGATGTCACTGAACCGTGTGATGCCGCTCAGCTGACCAGACATGCCCAGCATTCCTCTCTTCTTAGCACTTCTCTCATTTCGGGGCACTTGCAGACGCACCATCATCGACTCCTCAAAGTTTTTCCTAAAggaagaaaataaatacatgaagGGACTCCCTCCAAATGAGAGGGCTCAAACTACTGTAGTACTACACAGTTAAATGAGTCACAAATCAATAATCTAATTGATGATTGTGTGATCAATGTGTCTGATGATGACAGCACGGACCTGTGCAGCTGCTCTCGGCTCTGTCTATCCGTCTGGAAGTCCCTGTGCTCGCGGATCTCCTCGGGAGCGTCGCTGTACTGCTGCCGGAGTTCCTGGATCACAGAGCTGCGGAGGGCGGCACGCCTCTGCTTGTCCGCCAGCTCCTTCTTTTTGTCTGCATCGGTCAGGTCTCCCTCTGTTGATCAAGTAAAGAGGTCTTATATATCACAGCCATGGTTTTGTAACATCATCCATCACAGAAATAAGACAGCTTTGGGTGCATTTTTAATGGGGGGGATGTGTACATACGATTTAACAGAGagaaaagaaaaaatatatatatttgaaattACCATAATGCATTGGGGCAATCTTGGGGGGAACATATTTCTTGCCACTAGATGGCACCTTTTTCTCAGCGCCTTCAGCCTTCTCTCCACCATCTTCATCCCCTGAGTCTTCTGATTCACTTAGCTATtgaattaaaacatttttttttaaagacattcATAAGCTGTTGTGCAAAACAGATTTCATTCTGTGATAGGGAACAAAGAACactatgaataataataatataattaagcaataaggccagaggggatGTGGTATATGGACAACATACCATAGCTAAGGGCTGCTCTTATGCACAaagcagagtgcctggacacagcactTAGCagttgtatattggccatataccacaaacccacaAGGTACCTTATTGCCATtatgaactggttaccaacgtaattagaacaatAACAATACATCTTTTGTTAAacctgtggtatatggtctgatataccacagctgtcagccaatcagcattcagggctcgaaccacctagTTTATtatgtctgatataccacaactttcagccaatcagcatccaggagtcAAACTACCCGGTTTATAATTGTATTTATCGAACATAGATTGAGTGATGCCAAGAGATGAGAAGTGCTTACTTTGCTAACAAGGTTATCCGGATTGGGACGGAACTGCAATGGGTCATTTTCCCCTACAAAATATAAATAAACAATTTACAATACAATCAAGGAATGTATATCACATGCATTCTGAttagtacatacatttttcataacaATTAAAGACTTGCTTCCTTTACTCAATATCAAATCTCACCTAAGCTCCCAGTCACTGCTGTGCGCACCAATTTATCAATCTGATATCTCAGTTTCTGGTCCAGAGGGCGCATCTTCTCCAGAACCTAGTAGAGCAACACAATAGTTAGAATATAGCAACAGAGGTCCAAGATGGAATTCATGAGCCCAAACAAGACCAAGAAGACTATGCAAGAAGTCAACAGAAATTTGAATTTGGGATGATGAAAATGGGAGAGGTTGCACATGTACAGCCCCACACACTGAGTGGTACAACATGTAGTGACCAGCAATGAAGGGCATCTTACTGTTCTGACGGTGACCAGTCTGTGAAGGGCGCCACTGTCTTTCACACTACCACCCTCTGATTTAAGACTGATCAGGTGAGTGACATCTTGCAGGTAAAACAGCAGCAGCTGATATCTAAGGTCAAGGAAAGACAAACCCTACAAGAGAGTGGGAAATGTACATTTGCATAAATCATTTGAGCGAGACAATGCTGTGTGTTTGAGTCCATGCCAATGTGAACTCTCAACGACCATATGTGTGAATCCTATTATAGTACTTACCTTGGATGTTTGGAATTTTCCACCTTGGACCCTCTTTAACAAATCTCGAACCTGCCCTGTAACTGATGCCACCTAGGGTTGAATGTGTACAGACAGACCTTAAACATCCGAGTGACTGGTAATAGATCTCAGTAACTAGTAATAGATATGACTGATAAACAACACTACCGTAGCTATGTCACATCATTAGCAAGGAAGCTACAGAAGACAAACAGCTGGCTGAATTCTAACTACTGATCGTACACCAGATAATGTGATATAAGCAAAGATTTTTGTTATCAATTACTGGACGTTACAGGTTTGCCTATACAAAACGTTGTCATAGATTTTTCAACTGAATCTTCTAAAATGTCTGTGTCCAGTTGCAGGTGgttttaaaatttaaaaaaatgtttgctcCATGAAATAATCCAACGTGTATGCAGACATCTTGTCCATTTTAAATCTCTCATTGATCGAGACAGGGGTGTCATCATGACATGCAGCACTTTGAGGTGGACCCACCTGCCTCAATCAATGAGAAGatttgaaatagacaagatggcGGTGTACACATTGTTGGATTATTTCTTGAAGCAAAATTATCATTTTAATAATGGAGCCTTTTCGAAATTTACAAGAACCACATGCAACTGGTCACAGACATTTTAGACGTTCAGTATAGGTCGTTTGGCATAGGCAAACCTGTAACGTTAACGCTCAGTAATAGATGCCACAAATCTTTAGTTATATCTCATTATCTGGTGTCAAATCTGTAGCTAGCTGTATTCTGAACCTAACCTGTTCAGTAAGACTGTTCAACAGCCGCACAGCATTGGGTCCATCACTGTCAATCAAATCCTGAAAGAAAATAGCAAATCAAAATATTACAATAAGTACTGCTTTCAAAGTTGGTAAGCCCAGGCAAACACTGTCCCATAGTTAACTagtacagctaacgttagctagctacaggatttagctaacgttactagCTAAGCTAATTAGTTAGCTATGTAACTAGCTATGGCGCGCCCTGTGTGAAGTGGCTGGATAATTGCGGTCTTTTCAATCATGAGATATGGCAGCAATAACTGTAATAATCTTGAAACGTTTAAAGAAATATCCAAAATCTTGACATAAAACGAAAAACATAAAGCCCAACTCACGTTTTCGCTATAAGAAGCCGCCATTTTGATTGAAAGTTGCATGTACGGAAAACGCTAAGGGACAGTGGAATCGCAAGAAAGAGTTTCGTAATTCGTATCACGTTGACTACATATCCAAAGAATTATGGAAAATGCACTTAAGCAAAATGCCCACGGTGAATAAAACATAAACAACTAACACAACATAATAACCTCATATTTTGGGTTATGGACGAGTGCAGccccatgtacagtgccttcgggaattattcagaccccttgactttttccacattttgttacattctagcatcattctaaaattgattaaattgtttttaccgctcatcaatctacacacgttacaccataatgacaaagcaaaaacatgttttaaatttTTGGGgggctaatttattaaaaataaaaaactgatatcacatttacataaataagtattcagaccttttactctgtactttgttgaagcacctttgacagcaattacagcatcaagtctcgGGGTAAAAACCTGtttccgctttgtcattatggggtatcgtgtgtggATTGCTGAGGATTGTTATTTACTAAATCAagtttggaataaggctgtaacgtaacaaaattttgaAAAAAtcagggggtctgaatatttttcgaaggcactgtatatagagtcattgaacactggtcactttaacaatgtttacatactgttttacccactttatatgtatatactgtattgtagtcatggctcatcctatacaACTATATCTAGACTCTGATATTGCTCTTTTGATATTTCAAATATTTGTAAACTttttggattatgtgtgtattgttaatgtgttgctagatattgctgcactattggagctagaaacataagcatttcgctgcacctgcaataacatgtg encodes the following:
- the ngdn gene encoding neuroguidin, giving the protein MQLSIKMAASYSENDLIDSDGPNAVRLLNSLTEQVASVTGQVRDLLKRVQGGKFQTSKGLSFLDLRYQLLLFYLQDVTHLISLKSEGGSVKDSGALHRLVTVRTVLEKMRPLDQKLRYQIDKLVRTAVTGSLGENDPLQFRPNPDNLVSKLSESEDSGDEDGGEKAEGAEKKVPSSGKKYVPPKIAPMHYEGDLTDADKKKELADKQRRAALRSSVIQELRQQYSDAPEEIREHRDFQTDRQSREQLHRKNFEESMMVRLQVPRNERSAKKRGMLGMSGQLSGITRFSDITALTGGEGQDTDNPGPKKKKKKLMKKKTKRKAFRR